A region of Bradyrhizobium sp. SZCCHNS1050 DNA encodes the following proteins:
- a CDS encoding acetate/propionate family kinase produces MQHILILNSGSSSIKFALFEEDADLVETVHGQIEGLGSAAPHLEAKLRGAPLADERLDAASATDHEAALGVVLEVLQRAIGRTEVNAVGHRVVHGGLAFTQPIVVNDDVLNDLQKLIPLAPLHQPHNLSGIRAARRAFPSAVQVACFDTAFHRSHPWVNDTYALPREFYDQGIRRYGFHGLSYEYVVSRLKEIAPLDEKGRVVVMHLGNGASMCAIRDGQSIGSSMGFTALDGLPMGTRCGQLDPGVVLYLLQEKRMTAEAVTDLLYNHSGLKGLSGLSQDMRELEAAGTPEARQAIDYFVDRIRRELGAMTAVLSGIDAVVFCGGIGEHAWHIRQRVCQGFEWLGIALDEDRNRANHSLISSDRSRVRVRVVHTNEEMMIARHAARLLRPQ; encoded by the coding sequence ATGCAACACATCCTGATCCTCAACTCCGGCTCATCCTCGATCAAGTTCGCCTTGTTCGAGGAAGATGCCGACCTTGTGGAGACCGTGCATGGCCAGATCGAAGGGCTTGGCAGTGCCGCGCCGCATCTCGAAGCGAAGCTGAGGGGCGCTCCGCTGGCCGATGAACGCCTCGATGCAGCGAGCGCCACCGATCACGAGGCAGCTCTCGGCGTCGTGCTCGAGGTACTGCAGCGCGCCATCGGGCGCACCGAAGTCAACGCCGTCGGTCATCGCGTCGTCCATGGCGGGCTCGCTTTCACGCAGCCGATCGTCGTCAATGACGATGTTCTGAATGATCTGCAGAAGCTCATTCCGCTGGCGCCGTTGCACCAGCCTCACAATCTCTCCGGTATCCGCGCCGCCCGTCGCGCCTTTCCTAGCGCCGTGCAGGTCGCATGTTTCGACACGGCGTTCCATCGTTCGCACCCCTGGGTCAATGATACCTATGCCTTGCCGCGTGAGTTCTACGACCAAGGCATCCGCCGCTACGGCTTTCACGGCCTATCCTATGAATACGTCGTTTCGCGATTGAAGGAGATCGCTCCGCTCGACGAGAAGGGCCGGGTGGTCGTGATGCATCTCGGCAACGGTGCCTCGATGTGTGCGATCCGGGATGGGCAGAGCATCGGTTCGTCGATGGGCTTCACGGCACTCGACGGCCTGCCGATGGGCACGCGCTGCGGTCAGCTCGACCCTGGCGTCGTTCTCTATCTGCTTCAGGAGAAGCGCATGACGGCTGAAGCGGTCACCGATCTCCTCTACAATCATTCGGGCCTGAAGGGATTGTCGGGATTGTCGCAGGACATGCGCGAATTGGAGGCCGCCGGCACGCCGGAGGCGCGGCAGGCGATCGACTACTTCGTCGACCGCATCAGGCGCGAGCTCGGCGCCATGACCGCCGTCCTCTCGGGCATCGACGCGGTCGTGTTCTGCGGCGGTATCGGCGAGCACGCATGGCACATTCGCCAGCGCGTCTGCCAAGGCTTCGAATGGCTCGGGATCGCGCTGGACGAGGACCGCAATCGTGCGAACCATTCCTTGATATCTTCGGATCGATCGCGGGTGCGCGTGCGCGTGGTCCACACCAATGAGGAAATGATGATCGCGCGGCACGCCGCGCGCCTGCTGAGGCCGCAATGA
- a CDS encoding choline dehydrogenase — protein sequence MEGSVVLREADSEFDYVVVGAGSAGCVLANRLSSDGKHTVLLLEAGPKDTNIWIHVPLGYGKLFKEKTVNWMYQTEPEPGLDGRSVFQPRGKVLGGSSSINGLLYVRGQHEDYDRWRQRGNVGWGYDDVLPYFKRAENQSRGADVYHGVDGPLPVSDWRHEDPLSEAFVKAAVEAGLPFNGDFNGASQEGAGFFQTTTRRGRRASSAASYLRPALGRSNLHVETDALAQRILFEGRRARGVTFSQRGRMRTARARKEILVSSGAYNSPQLLQLSGVGPAELLKQHGLDVVLDAPGVGSDLQDHLQVRIVMRCSQRITLNDIVNNPVRKVLAGVRYAAFRNGPLTIAAGTAGAFFKTDPRLASPDIQIHFIPFSTDKMGEKLHTFSGFTVSVCQLRPESRGSLRIRSADPTVPPEIRINYLASETDRRANIEGLRILRKILAAPALKPYVSDEAYPGSKIVSDDDILAYCRQTGSTIYHPTSTCRMGTDAAAVVDQRLRVRGVDGLRVVDASIMPDLVSGNTNAPVIMIAEKASDMILQDAR from the coding sequence ATGGAAGGCAGCGTGGTGTTGCGTGAGGCGGACAGTGAGTTCGACTACGTCGTGGTCGGTGCCGGCTCGGCCGGCTGCGTTCTCGCCAACAGGCTCAGCAGCGACGGCAAGCACACGGTGCTGCTGCTCGAGGCGGGTCCAAAGGACACCAACATCTGGATCCACGTCCCGCTCGGCTACGGCAAGCTGTTCAAGGAAAAGACCGTCAACTGGATGTACCAGACCGAGCCGGAGCCCGGACTCGACGGCCGCTCCGTGTTCCAGCCGCGCGGCAAGGTGCTCGGTGGCTCCAGCTCGATCAACGGCCTGCTCTACGTGCGCGGCCAGCACGAGGATTACGACCGCTGGCGCCAGCGCGGCAATGTCGGCTGGGGCTATGACGACGTGCTGCCCTATTTCAAGCGGGCGGAAAATCAGTCCCGCGGCGCCGACGTCTACCACGGCGTCGACGGCCCGCTGCCGGTGTCCGACTGGCGGCACGAGGACCCGTTGTCTGAAGCCTTCGTGAAAGCGGCGGTCGAGGCCGGGTTGCCCTTCAATGGTGACTTCAATGGTGCGAGCCAGGAGGGGGCGGGGTTCTTCCAGACGACGACCCGTCGCGGCCGCCGCGCCAGCAGCGCGGCCTCCTACCTGCGGCCGGCGCTCGGCCGCAGCAACCTCCACGTCGAGACCGACGCGCTAGCCCAGCGGATTTTGTTCGAGGGGCGCCGGGCCCGCGGCGTCACGTTCAGCCAGCGCGGCCGAATGCGGACGGCCCGCGCTCGCAAGGAGATTCTGGTGTCGAGCGGCGCCTACAACTCGCCGCAACTGCTGCAGCTGTCCGGGGTCGGTCCGGCCGAGCTGTTGAAGCAGCACGGCCTCGACGTGGTCCTCGATGCGCCCGGTGTCGGAAGTGACCTGCAGGACCATCTGCAGGTGCGCATCGTGATGCGCTGCAGCCAGCGCATCACACTGAACGACATCGTCAACAATCCGGTGCGCAAGGTGCTGGCTGGCGTACGCTATGCGGCCTTCCGCAACGGTCCGCTGACGATCGCTGCGGGTACGGCCGGCGCGTTCTTCAAGACCGATCCGCGGCTTGCGAGCCCTGACATCCAGATCCACTTCATCCCGTTCTCGACCGACAAGATGGGCGAAAAGCTGCACACCTTCTCCGGCTTCACCGTCTCGGTCTGCCAGCTCAGGCCCGAAAGCCGCGGTTCGCTGCGGATCAGGAGCGCGGATCCAACGGTGCCGCCGGAAATCCGCATCAATTATCTCGCCAGTGAAACCGACCGGCGGGCCAACATCGAGGGCCTCCGGATCCTGCGGAAAATCCTGGCGGCACCGGCGCTGAAGCCGTATGTCTCGGATGAAGCCTATCCCGGGTCCAAGATCGTGAGCGATGACGACATCCTGGCCTATTGCCGGCAGACCGGCAGCACGATCTACCATCCGACCTCGACCTGCCGGATGGGGACCGATGCTGCCGCCGTGGTCGATCAACGCCTGCGGGTGCGCGGCGTCGACGGCCTGCGCGTGGTCGATGCCTCGATCATGCCGGATCTGGTTTCGGGCAACACCAACGCGCCGGTCATCATGATCGCGGAGAAGGCCTCCGACATGATCTTGCAGGACGCGCGCTGA
- the hemC gene encoding hydroxymethylbilane synthase, which translates to MTRFRIGTRKSTMALAQTEEIARRLQAAIPSLDIEIVKFETTGDSDQTSKLLTHGGKGGAFVAEIRRAMLDGRLHAAMHSLKDMPGNEETPGLVVAALLSRDPPGDVLVLRRGLSLDQFRNDGGRGFKIGTNAVRRAAYARRLFPHAELIHFRGAADTRIRKLDNGELQRLPDGGAVGPADALIMARSGLERVGLSDRASYDFPVADMLPAVGQGIVAVECPASDWETRRILATIDDAAARTCADAEREVLWVLNGHCNSPIAGFSTIDGGQLTLTASVLDEDGGRFIEAQRSAPADRPRELGRAVGLELLANGAAELIERSRPR; encoded by the coding sequence GTGACACGTTTCCGGATCGGCACCCGCAAGAGCACGATGGCCTTGGCGCAGACGGAGGAGATCGCCCGTCGGCTGCAGGCGGCGATTCCGTCGCTCGACATCGAGATCGTCAAGTTCGAGACGACGGGCGATTCCGACCAGACCAGCAAGCTGCTCACCCACGGCGGCAAGGGTGGCGCGTTCGTGGCCGAGATCCGCCGTGCCATGCTGGACGGCCGGCTGCATGCAGCGATGCACTCGCTGAAGGACATGCCGGGCAATGAGGAGACGCCCGGTCTGGTGGTTGCCGCGCTGCTGTCGCGCGATCCGCCGGGCGACGTGCTGGTGCTGCGGCGCGGGCTGTCGCTGGACCAATTCCGCAACGATGGCGGCCGGGGCTTCAAGATCGGCACCAATGCCGTGCGCCGGGCCGCCTATGCGCGGCGGCTGTTTCCGCACGCCGAGCTGATCCATTTCCGCGGCGCGGCCGACACCCGCATCCGCAAGCTCGACAATGGCGAGCTGCAGCGGCTGCCGGATGGCGGCGCCGTGGGACCGGCCGATGCGCTGATCATGGCGCGCTCCGGGCTGGAGCGGGTCGGTCTTTCTGATCGCGCCTCGTACGACTTCCCGGTCGCCGACATGCTGCCGGCGGTCGGGCAGGGCATCGTCGCCGTCGAGTGCCCTGCCTCCGATTGGGAGACGCGGCGCATCCTGGCGACGATCGACGATGCAGCGGCGCGGACCTGCGCCGACGCCGAGCGCGAGGTGCTGTGGGTGCTCAACGGCCACTGCAACTCGCCGATCGCAGGATTTTCGACCATCGACGGCGGACAGCTGACGCTGACCGCCTCGGTGCTCGACGAGGACGGCGGCCGCTTCATTGAAGCACAGCGCTCGGCGCCGGCGGATCGCCCGCGCGAGCTCGGCCGGGCGGTCGGGCTCGAGCTGCTCGCCAACGGCGCGGCCGAGCTGATCGAGCGCAGCCGGCCGCGCTAG
- the hemE gene encoding uroporphyrinogen decarboxylase, with the protein MNKPFIDVLAGRRQSLPPVWMMRQAGRYLPEYREVRAKAGGFLDLCFNPELAAEVTLQPIRRFGFDAAIIFSDILVIPHALGRGVRFEVGEGPRLDPLDAPDKIATLSAKADLSKLQAVFEALRRVRAELPPSTALIGFCGAPWTVATYMVAGQGTPDQAPARLLAYRHPEAFGTIIDALVDSSIGYLLKQLEAGADALQIFDTWAGVLSPREFARWSVAPTRRIVEGVRKARPDAKIIGFPRGAGALLPGYVAETGIDAVSIDWTAEPGLVRERVQSKVAVQGNLDPLALLTGGAALDQAVDDVLASYSGGRHIFNLGHGILPETPIAHVEQMLARVRAYKG; encoded by the coding sequence GTGAACAAGCCTTTCATCGACGTGCTGGCCGGTCGGCGCCAGAGCCTGCCTCCGGTGTGGATGATGCGGCAGGCCGGCCGCTATTTGCCGGAGTACCGCGAGGTCCGCGCCAAGGCCGGCGGCTTTCTCGACCTCTGCTTCAATCCCGAGCTCGCGGCTGAAGTGACGCTGCAGCCGATCCGGCGCTTCGGCTTCGATGCGGCGATCATCTTTTCCGACATTCTGGTGATCCCGCATGCGCTCGGCCGCGGCGTCCGCTTCGAGGTCGGCGAGGGCCCGCGGCTCGACCCGCTCGATGCGCCGGACAAGATCGCGACGCTGTCGGCGAAGGCAGATTTGTCGAAGCTGCAAGCGGTGTTCGAGGCGCTGCGCCGGGTGCGGGCCGAGCTGCCACCGAGCACCGCCCTGATCGGCTTTTGCGGCGCCCCGTGGACGGTCGCGACCTACATGGTCGCGGGCCAAGGCACGCCCGACCAAGCACCGGCGCGGCTGCTGGCCTATCGCCATCCCGAGGCGTTCGGCACGATCATCGACGCGCTGGTCGACAGCTCGATCGGCTATCTCTTGAAGCAGCTGGAGGCCGGAGCCGACGCGCTGCAGATCTTCGACACCTGGGCCGGGGTGCTGTCGCCGCGCGAGTTCGCGCGCTGGTCCGTCGCGCCGACGCGACGCATCGTCGAGGGCGTGCGCAAGGCGCGGCCGGATGCGAAGATCATCGGCTTTCCGCGCGGCGCCGGTGCATTGCTGCCGGGCTACGTCGCCGAGACCGGAATCGATGCCGTCAGCATCGACTGGACGGCGGAGCCGGGCCTCGTGCGCGAGCGGGTGCAGAGCAAGGTCGCGGTGCAGGGCAATCTCGATCCGCTGGCGCTGCTCACTGGGGGCGCGGCGCTCGACCAGGCGGTCGATGACGTGCTGGCGAGCTATTCCGGTGGACGGCACATCTTCAACCTCGGCCACGGCATCCTGCCGGAGACGCCGATCGCCCATGTGGAGCAGATGCTGGCGCGGGTGCGCGCCTACAAGGGATGA